Proteins found in one Pectobacterium atrosepticum genomic segment:
- a CDS encoding ferrochelatase: MKQEKYGVLMVNLGTPDAPTPQAVRRYLAEFLSDRRVVDTPRLLWWPLLRGIILPIRSPRVAKLYQSVWMEGGSPLLVISRRQHQALAARMPDTPVELGMSYGSPSLRSALDKLLAQGVTQLVVLPMYPQYSCSTTAAVWDGLAAQLRDNRQLPAIRFIRDYAEHPAYIAALKHRVEQSFAEHGEPDRLVISYHGIPVRYANEGDDYPQRCRATTEALIAALGLPEGKIMMTFQSRFGREPWLTPYTDETMQGLPAQGIKHIQIMCPGFAADCLETLEEIQEQNREIFLHAGGEAFHYIPALNDDPLHIDLLEQLVGKVE, encoded by the coding sequence ATGAAACAAGAGAAATACGGCGTGCTGATGGTGAACTTAGGGACACCTGATGCCCCGACGCCGCAGGCGGTGAGGCGTTATCTGGCTGAGTTTCTGAGCGACCGCCGCGTAGTGGATACACCGCGTTTGCTATGGTGGCCGTTGCTGCGCGGTATCATCCTGCCAATTCGCTCACCACGAGTGGCGAAGCTCTATCAATCTGTCTGGATGGAAGGCGGATCGCCGCTGTTGGTGATTAGCCGTCGACAGCATCAGGCGCTGGCTGCACGTATGCCAGACACGCCTGTTGAGCTAGGCATGAGCTATGGTTCGCCCAGCTTGCGTTCAGCGCTGGATAAGCTGCTGGCGCAGGGCGTAACGCAACTGGTGGTTTTGCCCATGTATCCGCAATATTCCTGTTCAACGACCGCCGCGGTATGGGATGGGCTTGCTGCGCAACTGCGTGATAATCGGCAGTTGCCTGCGATTCGCTTTATCCGTGATTACGCTGAACATCCTGCTTATATTGCGGCCTTGAAGCACCGTGTTGAGCAGTCTTTTGCGGAGCATGGTGAGCCGGACAGATTGGTGATCTCCTATCACGGCATTCCCGTGCGTTATGCCAATGAAGGGGATGACTATCCGCAGCGCTGTCGGGCGACGACTGAGGCGCTGATTGCCGCGCTGGGGCTGCCGGAAGGCAAAATAATGATGACCTTCCAGTCGCGTTTTGGCCGTGAACCCTGGCTAACGCCGTACACGGATGAAACCATGCAGGGATTACCCGCACAGGGAATCAAGCACATTCAGATTATGTGCCCTGGTTTTGCTGCGGACTGTCTGGAAACGCTGGAAGAGATTCAAGAACAGAACCGTGAAATCTTCCTGCACGCTGGTGGAGAAGCATTCCACTATATTCCTGCGCTCAATGACGATCCGCTACATATCGATCTGCTGGAACAGCTAGTTGGAAAAGTAGAATAG
- a CDS encoding Kef family K(+) transporter, with amino-acid sequence MHAATPLISTIAGGLVLAFILGILAHRLRISPLVGYLAAGVLVGPFTPGFVADTSLASELAELGVILLMFGVGLHFSLKDLMAVKSIAIPGAIAQIAVATLLGMGLSTMLGWNLASGLVFGLCLSTASTVVLLRALEERQLIDSQRGQIAIGWLIVEDLAMVLTLVLLPAFGDMIGAEHADTSKLLADLAWTIGKVIAFITLMIVVGRRLVPWVLAKSASTGSRELFTLAVLAMALGIAFGAVKLFDVSFALGAFFAGVVLNESELSQRAAHDTLPLRDAFAVLFFVSVGMLFDPMILLNDPVSVLITLAIIVFGKSAAAFALVRLFGHSKRTALTISASLAQIGEFAFILAGLGIVLGLLSEEGRNLVLAGAILSIMINPLLFTLLERYLAKNETIEEQIVEEAIEEEKQIPVDMCNHALLVGYGRVGSLIGAKLHQAGIPVVVVENSRTRVDALREQGIKAVLGNATKPEVMDIARIDCARWLLLTIPNGYEAGEIVAAAREKRADLEIIARAHYDDEVSYITEHGANEVVMGEREIANSMITLLKLDEIPPAPQACPI; translated from the coding sequence ATGCATGCTGCAACACCGCTAATTTCTACTATCGCAGGGGGGCTGGTTCTTGCCTTCATCCTTGGTATTCTGGCACACCGCCTACGTATCTCTCCCCTTGTTGGTTACCTTGCCGCAGGCGTACTTGTCGGTCCTTTTACCCCCGGATTTGTCGCTGATACCTCACTAGCATCAGAACTGGCTGAACTTGGCGTAATCCTGCTGATGTTTGGCGTTGGCCTGCACTTCTCGCTGAAAGACCTCATGGCGGTAAAGTCTATAGCCATTCCCGGTGCGATAGCCCAGATTGCCGTGGCAACGCTACTTGGAATGGGGTTATCAACTATGCTGGGCTGGAACCTGGCGAGCGGCCTGGTTTTTGGCCTCTGTCTATCAACCGCCAGTACAGTGGTTCTGCTACGTGCGCTGGAAGAACGCCAGCTTATTGATAGCCAGCGTGGCCAAATCGCTATCGGCTGGCTGATCGTAGAAGATCTGGCGATGGTGCTTACGCTGGTTCTGCTGCCAGCCTTCGGCGACATGATCGGGGCTGAGCATGCTGACACCAGCAAGCTGCTAGCCGATTTGGCTTGGACCATAGGTAAAGTCATCGCGTTTATCACCCTGATGATTGTGGTAGGTCGCCGTCTAGTGCCGTGGGTGTTGGCAAAAAGCGCAAGCACAGGCTCACGCGAGCTTTTCACACTGGCGGTATTAGCGATGGCTCTGGGTATCGCCTTTGGCGCAGTGAAACTGTTTGATGTCTCTTTTGCACTGGGCGCATTCTTTGCAGGTGTGGTACTGAACGAATCTGAGCTCAGTCAGCGGGCTGCTCACGATACACTGCCGCTGCGCGATGCCTTCGCCGTACTGTTCTTTGTTTCTGTCGGCATGCTGTTTGATCCGATGATCTTGCTGAACGATCCGGTTTCCGTGCTGATCACTCTGGCAATCATCGTGTTCGGTAAGTCAGCCGCTGCTTTCGCGCTGGTTCGCCTCTTTGGCCACTCAAAACGGACAGCATTGACGATTTCTGCCAGTCTGGCGCAGATCGGCGAATTTGCCTTTATTTTAGCCGGACTCGGCATTGTGTTGGGGCTGTTGTCCGAAGAGGGTCGAAATCTGGTACTAGCCGGTGCCATTCTCTCCATCATGATAAACCCGCTGCTGTTTACGCTGCTTGAACGCTATCTGGCGAAGAACGAAACAATAGAAGAGCAGATCGTAGAAGAGGCCATCGAAGAAGAGAAACAGATTCCTGTCGATATGTGCAACCATGCTCTGCTGGTCGGCTATGGCCGCGTTGGTAGCCTGATTGGCGCCAAATTGCATCAGGCAGGCATTCCCGTGGTAGTGGTTGAGAATTCACGTACACGCGTCGATGCCCTACGTGAGCAAGGCATTAAAGCCGTGTTGGGCAACGCTACAAAGCCTGAAGTCATGGATATTGCTCGTATCGACTGTGCCCGTTGGCTATTACTGACCATTCCGAACGGCTATGAAGCCGGGGAAATCGTCGCTGCGGCCCGTGAGAAACGCGCCGACCTAGAGATTATTGCTCGCGCGCACTATGACGATGAAGTTAGCTACATTACCGAGCACGGTGCCAATGAGGTAGTCATGGGCGAAAGGGAAATAGCCAACAGCATGATCACGCTGCTGAAGCTGGATGAAATCCCACCAGCACCTCAGGCGTGTCCTATCTAA
- a CDS encoding bifunctional UDP-sugar hydrolase/5'-nucleotidase yields the protein MRFSIKALGCAMAVSLALTPVMSMAWEKDKTYAITILHTNDHHGHFWHNDHGEYGLAAQKTLVDQIRQEVASKGGSVLLLSGGDINTGVPESDLQDAEPDFRGMNMVGYDAMALGNHEFDNPLSVLRQQEKWAKFPLLSANIYQKSTDQRLFKPYALFDKQGVKIAVIGLTTDDTAKLGNPEYFTDIEFRNPSTEAKQVVEQLRKSEKPDVIIAATHMGHYDDGNHGSNAPGDVEMARSLPAGYLDMIVGGHSQDPVCMAQENKKQVDYVPGTPCAPDRQNGTWIVQAHEWGKYVGRADFTFRNGELKLEHYQLIPINLKKKVEKDGKTERVFYTHEITQDSDVMKMLTPFQEKGQAQLGIKIGSVKGKLEGDRNQVRFRQTNLAHVLLSAQLERAEADFAIMSGGGVRDSIESGDITYKDVLKVQPFANTLVYVNMKGSDVEKYLAVAANKKVDSGAYAQFLNVSLTADGQGVQNVKIKGEPLQANKVYRMATLNFNAMGGDGYPRLDNLPGYVNTGFVDAEVLKQYIEKHSPLDAQAYAPKGEIVYK from the coding sequence ATGCGCTTTTCAATAAAAGCTCTGGGATGTGCAATGGCAGTATCGCTGGCGTTAACACCTGTTATGTCAATGGCTTGGGAAAAAGACAAAACATACGCCATCACTATTTTGCATACGAATGACCACCACGGTCATTTCTGGCATAACGATCACGGCGAATATGGTTTGGCTGCGCAAAAAACGTTGGTCGATCAGATTCGTCAGGAAGTGGCGAGTAAAGGTGGCAGCGTATTACTGCTTTCCGGCGGTGATATTAATACCGGCGTTCCTGAGTCCGATTTGCAGGATGCGGAGCCTGATTTTCGTGGTATGAACATGGTTGGCTATGATGCGATGGCACTCGGCAACCACGAATTCGATAATCCACTGTCTGTGCTGCGTCAGCAGGAGAAATGGGCAAAATTCCCACTGTTATCGGCCAATATCTACCAAAAAAGCACCGATCAGCGGTTGTTCAAGCCTTATGCCCTGTTCGACAAGCAAGGTGTGAAAATCGCAGTTATCGGCCTGACAACGGATGATACGGCCAAATTAGGCAATCCTGAGTATTTTACCGATATCGAATTCCGTAATCCTTCGACGGAAGCGAAGCAGGTTGTTGAGCAGTTGCGTAAGAGCGAAAAGCCAGATGTGATCATTGCTGCGACGCACATGGGGCACTATGACGATGGTAATCATGGCTCGAATGCACCGGGTGATGTGGAAATGGCGCGTAGCCTGCCTGCTGGATATCTGGACATGATTGTCGGCGGCCACTCGCAGGATCCGGTCTGTATGGCGCAGGAAAATAAAAAGCAGGTGGATTATGTGCCGGGCACGCCTTGTGCTCCCGATCGCCAGAATGGTACCTGGATTGTTCAGGCGCATGAGTGGGGTAAATATGTGGGTCGTGCTGATTTCACATTCCGTAATGGCGAATTGAAACTTGAGCATTATCAGCTGATTCCGATCAACCTGAAGAAAAAAGTAGAGAAAGACGGCAAGACCGAACGGGTTTTCTATACGCATGAAATCACGCAGGACTCTGACGTCATGAAAATGCTGACGCCGTTCCAGGAAAAAGGACAGGCGCAGTTGGGCATCAAGATCGGTAGCGTGAAAGGCAAATTGGAAGGCGATCGCAATCAGGTGCGTTTCCGTCAGACCAATCTGGCACACGTGCTGCTGTCTGCGCAACTTGAGCGAGCAGAGGCCGATTTCGCCATCATGAGCGGCGGTGGAGTACGTGATTCGATTGAATCGGGTGATATCACTTATAAAGATGTACTGAAGGTTCAGCCGTTTGCTAACACGCTGGTTTATGTGAATATGAAAGGCAGCGACGTCGAGAAATACCTAGCCGTAGCCGCTAATAAAAAGGTGGATTCTGGTGCCTATGCGCAATTCCTTAACGTTAGCCTAACGGCAGACGGACAGGGCGTGCAGAACGTGAAAATCAAAGGTGAGCCGTTGCAGGCAAATAAAGTTTACCGCATGGCAACGCTGAACTTTAATGCGATGGGGGGGGATGGTTACCCACGTCTTGATAATTTGCCAGGTTATGTGAACACCGGTTTTGTTGATGCTGAAGTGCTGAAGCAATATATCGAGAAGCATTCTCCGCTGGATGCGCAAGCTTATGCACCGAAAGGTGAGATTGTTTATAAATAA
- a CDS encoding discoidin domain-containing protein encodes MKSVNIEINVCDSTGKSTCTVHPPIQVTPHTCCHSNDEGEEEPNVSGVFSVFGRTGVVTAQSGDYTADQITETATRKFATSDEKAVWNAKQAALISGTNIRTLFGQSLLGSGDLSPTPAQMGVAAVGHTHTTSEITDYTQKTKQLIHSSLEAGAGITLSYSPASEKTVISATGGGSGSGDSGYIVADRQGATAGQNHAFSMSPQNKFNLAAYALKEVVGAANQVYVVDDFNASSKINYETTNDVVFDGKIHPNIGGGVELVKNGDFYSSEVNSGNRAVSISLPSVSIVPVMTADSDRGYIASASSIYSPSYPAYIAFDRNDSSPNNVRDCWASNQRPTDSNPQWLSLKFPDHQYITEYAITNRVYAGLSNPRSWELQGSNNDNDWATLHAVSNDENNTSGVIRRFTVSTPGRYMSYRLLFTASNGGDNFVCIKELSLFTGSKMLLKAGEQWFTVRNGILSNVPAPTSASDFIRDGFIASGNIQQYPSSNIYSGEGIHVDVLYTPQSQLSIQRSLLPGGSWSQINSAILTATQTGSGKVRVAVTRDLINWYVLRSGAWVDVGALSADTAGATVLIADGMTPAELGGITAAQWTQLFSSNNDVPDALAFAFALDITDPATDVATIDRLVLNVNDASSWKVQSPAEVEIRWRTDSVTFRTVTAGNYKLAYQVP; translated from the coding sequence ATGAAAAGCGTAAATATTGAAATTAATGTCTGTGATAGTACAGGAAAATCGACGTGTACTGTTCATCCCCCTATTCAGGTCACCCCTCATACTTGCTGTCATTCAAATGACGAGGGTGAGGAAGAACCTAATGTTTCGGGTGTTTTCTCCGTATTTGGACGGACTGGTGTTGTCACTGCACAATCCGGTGACTATACCGCCGATCAGATTACCGAAACGGCCACCAGAAAATTTGCTACATCGGATGAGAAAGCAGTCTGGAATGCGAAGCAGGCTGCATTAATCTCTGGAACAAATATTCGTACGCTCTTTGGCCAATCGTTGTTAGGTAGCGGTGATCTTTCACCAACACCAGCACAAATGGGTGTAGCAGCGGTAGGACATACTCATACCACATCGGAAATCACCGACTACACGCAAAAAACGAAACAGCTCATCCATTCCTCATTGGAAGCAGGGGCGGGCATAACGCTGAGTTATAGCCCTGCGAGTGAGAAAACGGTAATTAGCGCAACGGGCGGAGGCTCTGGCAGCGGCGATTCTGGCTATATTGTCGCCGATCGACAGGGCGCAACGGCAGGGCAAAATCACGCGTTCAGCATGAGTCCACAAAATAAATTTAATCTCGCGGCGTATGCGCTGAAAGAAGTCGTTGGTGCAGCGAATCAGGTTTATGTGGTTGATGATTTCAATGCATCGAGCAAAATTAACTATGAAACAACAAATGATGTTGTTTTTGATGGAAAAATACATCCGAATATTGGCGGAGGTGTTGAGCTTGTTAAGAACGGTGATTTTTATTCATCGGAGGTGAATTCGGGTAATCGTGCTGTCTCTATTAGTCTACCCAGTGTGTCAATTGTACCCGTAATGACGGCAGACTCTGATCGCGGTTATATTGCATCGGCATCTTCAATATATTCGCCATCGTATCCTGCATATATCGCATTTGATAGAAATGATTCTAGCCCCAATAACGTGCGTGACTGCTGGGCCTCAAATCAGAGGCCGACAGACAGTAATCCTCAATGGCTGAGTTTGAAATTCCCTGACCATCAATATATTACTGAGTACGCGATAACAAACCGTGTATATGCTGGGCTGTCAAATCCAAGGTCATGGGAATTACAAGGGAGTAATAACGATAATGACTGGGCCACTCTGCATGCTGTATCAAACGATGAAAATAACACATCGGGCGTTATTCGCCGATTTACAGTATCGACTCCGGGGCGATACATGTCGTATCGATTATTGTTCACAGCATCGAATGGCGGCGATAATTTTGTTTGCATCAAAGAATTATCGTTGTTCACCGGTTCAAAGATGTTACTTAAAGCGGGTGAGCAATGGTTTACTGTGAGAAATGGAATTCTGTCAAATGTTCCTGCTCCAACCAGTGCCAGTGATTTTATTCGTGATGGTTTTATCGCATCAGGAAATATCCAACAATACCCATCCAGTAATATATATTCAGGGGAGGGAATACATGTTGACGTTCTTTACACACCACAATCCCAGCTATCAATTCAACGCTCTCTGCTCCCTGGTGGATCATGGTCACAAATCAATTCCGCAATCTTAACAGCTACGCAGACGGGCAGCGGCAAAGTGCGCGTCGCCGTAACGCGAGATCTGATTAACTGGTATGTCTTGCGGAGCGGGGCGTGGGTTGATGTTGGTGCATTGTCAGCAGATACGGCAGGCGCTACGGTGTTGATTGCTGATGGTATGACGCCAGCCGAGCTTGGTGGGATTACTGCGGCACAGTGGACGCAGTTGTTCTCATCAAACAATGACGTGCCGGACGCGCTTGCGTTTGCATTCGCACTTGATATCACCGATCCAGCCACAGATGTTGCGACTATTGATCGACTGGTACTGAACGTCAACGATGCGTCTAGCTGGAAAGTGCAATCCCCTGCGGAAGTGGAAATTCGCTGGCGCACCGACAGTGTGACATTCCGTACCGTGACGGCGGGTAATTATAAACTGGCGTATCAGGTTCCGTAA
- a CDS encoding discoidin domain-containing protein, with protein MKNINIEINVCDSTGKSTFTVNPHTCCHSDNGSGQEPGVSDVSSVFGRTGVVTAQSGDYTADQITETATRQFATPDEKAVWNAKQAELISGTNIRTLFGQSLLGSGDFSPTPAQMGVAAVGHTHTTSEITDYTQKTKQLIHSSLEAGAGVTLSYNAANEKTVISSTGGGSGSSNSGYIVADRQGATAGQNHAFSMSPQNKFNLAAYALKEEAGAANQTYVVDDFNASSEPNYKATSAVIFDGMVSLYTGSNYQLMPDEGFYSAEIKSDGEKLDIAVMADFSSSVIPFMTSNTLPVGYTASASNESLGMYKAFIAFDGSNNSGPPPNCWGTDGTWVPSIERPHWLQIDLPAEEVIGGYQITNRSQLDMGNVRTWKLQGSNDKSVTWDDLHSVTDDANNEPGVIRNFTLSQFSSYKRYRLLITAINGSSPYVTISELKFFQPNGKFVIHTGGKNYGFSGSVLTEITGELTPEKIDLLGVSKIDSLNTTLPIFTTPVKLISDRQISVRTTYTPLEQLVIQTLLTSTDSWSQINSATLTATQTGSGKVRVAVTRDLINWHVLRSGAWVDVGALSADTAGATALIADGMTPAELGGITAAQWTQLFSSNNGVPDALAFAFALDITDPATDVATIDRLVLNVNDASSWKVQSPTEVEIRWRTDSVTFRTVAAGNYKLAYQAP; from the coding sequence ATGAAAAACATCAATATTGAAATCAATGTTTGTGACAGTACAGGCAAATCAACATTTACCGTTAATCCTCATACTTGCTGTCATTCCGATAACGGAAGTGGGCAAGAACCCGGTGTTTCTGACGTTTCCTCCGTATTCGGACGGACTGGTGTTGTCACTGCACAATCCGGTGACTATACCGCCGATCAGATTACCGAAACGGCCACCAGACAATTTGCTACACCGGATGAGAAAGCAGTCTGGAATGCGAAGCAGGCTGAATTAATCTCTGGAACGAATATCCGCACGCTCTTTGGTCAATCGTTGTTAGGTAGCGGTGATTTTTCACCAACCCCAGCGCAAATGGGCGTAGCAGCGGTAGGGCATACTCACACCACATCGGAAATCACCGACTACACGCAAAAAACAAAACAGCTCATCCATTCCTCACTGGAAGCAGGAGCAGGCGTGACGCTGAGCTATAACGCTGCGAATGAGAAAACGGTAATTAGCTCAACGGGCGGTGGTTCCGGCAGCAGCAACTCTGGCTACATCGTCGCCGATCGTCAGGGCGCAACGGCAGGGCAAAATCACGCGTTCAGCATGAGTCCACAAAATAAATTTAATCTCGCGGCGTATGCGCTGAAAGAAGAAGCAGGTGCTGCGAATCAGACTTATGTGGTTGATGATTTTAATGCGTCGAGTGAGCCAAATTACAAAGCGACGAGTGCAGTTATTTTTGATGGCATGGTCAGTCTTTATACTGGTTCAAATTATCAACTAATGCCAGATGAGGGTTTTTACTCTGCTGAAATAAAATCGGATGGTGAGAAATTAGATATCGCTGTAATGGCTGATTTTTCTTCGTCCGTTATTCCTTTTATGACATCTAATACATTGCCAGTAGGTTATACAGCGAGCGCATCTAATGAATCTCTAGGGATGTATAAAGCTTTTATCGCGTTTGATGGCTCTAACAATTCAGGTCCGCCACCCAACTGTTGGGGAACTGATGGGACATGGGTACCTTCTATTGAACGTCCTCACTGGCTACAAATCGATTTACCAGCGGAAGAGGTCATCGGTGGTTATCAAATTACCAACCGTAGCCAACTGGATATGGGGAATGTTCGAACGTGGAAACTCCAAGGCAGTAATGATAAGAGTGTAACGTGGGATGATTTACATTCCGTTACCGATGACGCAAATAATGAACCTGGTGTGATAAGGAATTTTACTCTCTCACAATTCTCTAGTTACAAACGTTACCGTCTGTTAATTACAGCTATTAATGGTAGCAGCCCATATGTCACTATTTCAGAATTAAAATTCTTTCAACCAAATGGAAAGTTTGTTATCCATACTGGTGGGAAAAACTATGGCTTCTCTGGAAGCGTACTGACTGAAATCACTGGAGAGTTGACCCCAGAAAAAATAGATCTGTTAGGTGTATCGAAAATCGATTCATTAAATACGACGCTGCCTATTTTTACTACTCCTGTAAAACTGATTTCTGATCGGCAGATTAGTGTGCGCACAACATATACACCATTAGAGCAATTAGTCATTCAGACGTTATTAACATCAACTGATTCATGGTCACAAATCAATTCAGCAACGCTAACAGCAACGCAGACTGGCAGCGGCAAAGTGCGCGTCGCCGTAACGCGAGATCTGATTAACTGGCATGTCTTGCGGAGCGGGGCGTGGGTTGATGTTGGTGCGCTGTCAGCAGATACGGCAGGTGCAACGGCGTTGATTGCTGATGGTATGACGCCAGCCGAGCTTGGTGGGATTACTGCGGCACAGTGGACGCAGTTGTTCTCATCCAACAACGGCGTACCAGATGCCCTCGCCTTTGCGTTCGCGCTTGATATCACCGACCCTGCCACAGATGTAGCGACCATTGACCGACTGGTGCTGAACGTCAACGATGCGTCTAGCTGGAAAGTGCAATCACCAACGGAAGTGGAAATTCGCTGGCGCACCGACAGTGTGACATTCCGCACTGTGGCAGCGGGCAATTACAAACTGGCGTATCAGGCTCCGTAA
- a CDS encoding carbon starvation protein A produces the protein MKSNSILKHIPWMILGIIGAACLGVVALRRGEHVSALWIIVASVAVYLVAYRYYSLYIAQKVMQLDPTRATPAVVNNDGLNYVPTNRNVLFGHHFAAIAGAGPLVGPVLAAQVGYLPGTLWLLGGVVLAGAVQDFMVLFISTRRNGASLGEIVKKELGPVPGTIALFGCFLIMIIILAVLALIVVKALAESPWGVFTVCSTVPIALFMGVYMRFIRPGKVGEISVMGIVLLVLAIWFGGVVAHDPYWGPALTFKDTTITYTLIGYAFVSALLPVWLILAPRDYLATFLKIGVIVGLAIGIVILNPDLKMPAITQFVDGTGPVWKGTLFPFLFITIACGAVSGFHALIASGTTPKLMANEKDARFIGYGAMLMESFVAIMALVAASIIEPGLYFAMNTPPAALGITMPDLHRLGTADAPMILAQLQDVSAHAAATVSSWGFVISPEQIMQTAKDIGEPSVLNRAGGAPTLAVGIAHVFHQIIPGANMGFWYHFGILFEALFILTALDAGTRAGRFMLQDLLGNFVPFLKKTDSLIAGMIGTAGCVGLWGYLLYQGVVDPLGGVKSLWPLFGISNQMLAAVALVLGTVILIKMKRTQYIWVTLVPAVWLLICTTWALGLKLFSDNPQLEGFFYMANMFKGKIAEGGADLSAQQISNMNHIVTNNYTNAGLSILFLIVVYSIIAYGIKAALAARKVAERTDQETPYVPVPEGGVKLSSGH, from the coding sequence ATGAAGAGCAATTCCATTCTTAAACACATCCCCTGGATGATTCTTGGAATCATTGGGGCTGCCTGCCTCGGCGTAGTCGCACTACGTCGCGGTGAGCATGTCAGTGCCTTATGGATTATTGTTGCTTCTGTCGCCGTTTACCTCGTGGCCTATCGATACTACAGCCTGTATATCGCACAAAAAGTCATGCAGTTGGATCCGACCAGAGCAACCCCCGCCGTTGTCAATAACGACGGTCTTAACTATGTACCGACGAACCGTAACGTTCTGTTCGGGCACCACTTTGCTGCTATCGCAGGTGCGGGGCCGCTGGTTGGGCCGGTACTGGCCGCGCAGGTCGGCTACCTGCCGGGCACCTTATGGTTGCTGGGCGGCGTGGTGCTGGCGGGTGCCGTGCAGGACTTCATGGTGCTGTTTATTTCGACCCGCCGTAACGGTGCGTCGTTAGGCGAAATCGTTAAGAAAGAACTCGGCCCAGTACCGGGTACGATTGCGCTGTTCGGCTGCTTCCTTATCATGATCATCATTCTTGCCGTACTGGCGCTGATTGTGGTGAAAGCGCTGGCAGAAAGTCCGTGGGGCGTCTTTACCGTTTGTTCTACGGTACCGATCGCGCTCTTTATGGGCGTCTACATGCGCTTTATCCGTCCGGGTAAAGTCGGTGAAATTTCGGTGATGGGGATCGTGCTGCTGGTGCTGGCGATCTGGTTTGGTGGCGTAGTGGCACATGACCCGTACTGGGGTCCGGCGCTGACCTTCAAAGATACGACCATTACTTATACGCTGATTGGCTATGCCTTCGTGTCTGCACTGCTGCCAGTATGGTTGATTCTGGCTCCGCGTGACTATCTGGCGACCTTCCTGAAAATCGGTGTGATCGTCGGTCTGGCGATTGGTATTGTGATACTTAATCCCGATCTGAAAATGCCAGCGATAACGCAGTTTGTGGATGGCACCGGTCCGGTCTGGAAAGGTACGCTGTTCCCATTCCTGTTTATTACTATCGCCTGTGGTGCGGTGTCTGGCTTCCACGCATTGATTGCTTCCGGTACTACGCCGAAATTGATGGCTAACGAAAAAGATGCACGGTTCATCGGTTACGGTGCAATGTTGATGGAATCTTTCGTGGCGATCATGGCTTTGGTTGCGGCGTCTATCATCGAACCGGGTCTCTACTTTGCGATGAATACCCCGCCAGCGGCGTTGGGTATTACGATGCCGGATCTGCATCGACTGGGCACTGCGGATGCGCCGATGATTTTGGCACAGTTACAAGATGTATCTGCACACGCGGCAGCAACCGTCAGCTCCTGGGGCTTCGTAATTTCTCCTGAGCAGATTATGCAAACGGCGAAAGACATCGGTGAACCTTCCGTTCTTAACCGCGCAGGTGGTGCACCAACGCTGGCTGTCGGCATTGCACACGTGTTCCACCAGATCATTCCTGGCGCCAATATGGGCTTCTGGTATCACTTCGGTATTCTGTTTGAAGCGCTGTTTATTCTGACAGCTCTGGATGCGGGTACGCGTGCTGGTCGCTTCATGTTGCAGGATCTGTTGGGTAACTTCGTTCCTTTCCTGAAGAAAACGGATTCGCTGATTGCTGGTATGATCGGTACGGCGGGTTGTGTCGGTCTGTGGGGCTACCTGCTGTATCAAGGTGTGGTTGATCCGCTGGGCGGCGTGAAGAGCCTGTGGCCGCTGTTCGGTATCTCTAACCAGATGCTGGCTGCGGTGGCGCTGGTACTGGGTACCGTCATCCTGATTAAGATGAAACGTACACAGTACATTTGGGTCACATTGGTTCCGGCGGTTTGGCTGCTGATCTGTACCACTTGGGCGCTGGGTCTGAAACTGTTCAGCGACAACCCACAGTTGGAAGGCTTCTTCTACATGGCGAACATGTTCAAGGGCAAAATTGCAGAAGGCGGTGCCGATCTGAGCGCGCAGCAGATTTCGAACATGAACCATATCGTGACCAACAACTATACCAACGCCGGTCTGAGCATTCTGTTCCTGATCGTGGTGTACAGCATCATAGCGTACGGTATTAAAGCGGCATTGGCTGCACGTAAAGTGGCTGAACGTACCGATCAGGAAACGCCGTATGTTCCGGTTCCTGAAGGTGGCGTGAAACTCTCTTCTGGTCACTAA
- a CDS encoding YbdD/YjiX family protein, whose amino-acid sequence MFGNLGKAGKYLGQAARMLVGMPDYDTYVQHMQTNHPDKPAMTYEEFFRERQQARYGGDGKGGMRCC is encoded by the coding sequence ATGTTTGGCAATCTGGGAAAAGCAGGAAAATATTTGGGCCAGGCGGCGCGTATGCTGGTCGGTATGCCAGATTATGATACCTATGTGCAGCATATGCAGACCAATCACCCGGATAAACCTGCGATGACGTACGAAGAATTTTTCCGCGAACGCCAGCAGGCGCGTTACGGCGGAGACGGCAAAGGCGGGATGCGCTGCTGTTAA